A window of Hemiscyllium ocellatum isolate sHemOce1 chromosome 35, sHemOce1.pat.X.cur, whole genome shotgun sequence genomic DNA:
AGCAAGTCTAAATTTCAATCACTACATCAAACAGGTTCCTTGATCACCTTCTCATTTTACATCCCCAACAGGACACCAGTGTTTGTTTAGGCAGCATAACAGAAGTGTGTAATGCATGGCTGGACTTACTTTTGCTCTCCAAAGTCTTCCTAAACCTCCCAAAAGACGCCATCATCAATAACACAGTCAGGATTAGCAGCATACACAAAACTACAACCATCACCAGCATGATTATAGACGTTTCTGTTGAATAGATTAAAACCACATACACAATTACACTTTCATCGATTAAAAAACAAATACCATTGCTGGTTATTTCACTATGTAACAGTAATATCCAATATACAATGAGTGGGATTTTACAATCACATTGAGGGTCATGGGGAGGTGTAATATTTGGGCTTTCAGACTGGGATTACTACAACAGGAAATTAAGATTTTAAGATCTGATTTTAAGATCTTTGTAAGTACGCTAAAGGATCAATAGCACGTTTCCAAACTCAGGTGAACAAGTCTATAGTAAAAgcgactttttaaaaaaaaagccagacCTCAATTTGGCAAATGTATGGAATTTAAATTGCTAGTTTGGTAAAGCGATATCAGAACTCTTTGCCCACTTATATCTTCAACTGGACTTTAATCAGATACAATTGTATTTCTACAATACAGTAACTCAGAGCAAAGAAACAGAAGCCTATACAATACCTCCAACCGTGATCCAATACGCAAACAGTGCGATAAGAAACACATACACCATGATTTGTAAcccatatttgagaaagtggagaCCTAGAGGAATAAGCACATTCATAAATCAACACAAGGAAATCTTCACATTCAAATCACTCACTCCATACAATAGAGCACAGTGTAAATAATGCCTGTCATTTTACAAGTTTCACATTGTTTCTCAGTTAAGATATGACATTTTTAAACTTTTGACATCAAACTCCAGTAAAGTGTTCTTACATTTTCCAGCATTGGAGCATAAAGTAATTCTGCAGGTTACCACTTCCATCaatacaacagcagcagcagcactagCAGCGGCAATGGACAATCCGTTTGTGAGATAATGACTTTGTAAAAGACCTGAGATAGAGAAAATTTTAAACTTATGACAACATTTTCAAAGTTCTCTCTAAAAAAGTGACACTTTTTCCTCAAAAGTACATTTAGCAAAAGAAAGTCTGAAGTGTTTGAAATAGGACTTTTTTTGCACTTAGCATCCAATGCAATGTTTGAttgtctccctctcccctcactgaCTCCTTCAAGATGAAATATGATGCATTTAAAAAGGCAGTGTATGACACCCGGTACCAATAATATGCCTCAACGGTAAGACCAGAACCATATACAGAATCAGTGTTCTGTTTTCGACAGTACATTTTCTGTCTGAAAGACAGAACTTAACTGAGATTTTCCAGGTAAATGTTACGAGTCTACAGGAGGAAGTTGGACATTATCAGTTTGTGCTATCCCACCCTATGCACATTTTCAAATCAGGAGAAAGGCAATGATTTTCTGTCTAATATCTTTAGTCACGCTGAGGGAAAGTGAAACTgaaacaaattgttggaaaaactcagcaggtcaggcagcatctttggacagaaaGCAGTGAACTTTTCAAGTCGTGTGACCCTTCTCCAGAGCTTCAGGTCACACGACTTGAAAagttcactgctttccttccaaaaatgctgcctgacctgctgagtttttccaacaatttgtttcagtttcaaaacttctctccacatatgctgccagatctgctgagtttctccagcaactgcagctccTGGTTTTGTCTTTGAGGGCAATGGATTTGGCCGATGATTTGACTCACCAAAACTGTCAACAGAATATGAAGTGGTATTCTTGCTAACTGGGTTTTCCACAGAACAAAAGTAGATTCTGCAGACCGATTTGCTGACTTCAGAAATGATCAACGTGCTGTTGTTATCCCTCAGTTGATAGTGTTGGCCACTCTCTATCATGTCAGAGTCCGTCCACCACAGAATGGAACTTGGTCTCCCCAAAGACACTTGACAGGTCAGTTCGATGGTGGCATTGACAGATTTGGAAGTgatcagtggtcctgacagtggCTCTGTGGGAGAGAATAAAATGGACAAACACATCTGAGCACGAGGACGAGGACATCATTGCTTGAAGGAGCTCTCTCCTTCACAGGTTTAGCAGAACAACATCAACCAAGAGCTGAATTTCCTGATGCATAACCCCATAAGGTCTGTCCACCTCCAAAACCACCCAGCTCCATACCCTACTGCATAAAGAACATAAAAGAGAtagggagtaggccattcagcccttcaagcctgctctaccattcaacaagatcatggctgatctaaccaAGGCCTCAACTCTTCACCAATAGCCATATCAACTGAATTTGCAAGATGGAGAACATTAGATTTTTCTGTTGTGGGATGGAATTTGGAGCTAAGTAACAAAAGGGCTGGTAGAGGCAAGGGATAGACCGACCAGGATTAGAAAGGTGAAAccggcttgaggggctgaaaggccaCATTTGTGTTCCAGTACCATGATAAACACTTCATGAATGATTAGCTACTTGAGATCTCAGTTTCAAAGCAATGATAAATTGGAAACACTCACCAATAAGTCTTAAATTTGCACTCATTTTCCAAATGTCATCCACAATAAAGGTGTAAATCCCTTGGTCACGGGGTTGTAGGTTCTTTAACAATAGAGACCCATTTAATGGATTATAAAGCAAGCGGGATTGGAATTGTTTACTTGGTTCTGCTTTGTCATAGCCTGGTACGTAATCCACAATATTAACCAGACGTCTATTGCTGCCATTGAACGCCCATACAATAGCACGGTGGGTCAGATCATCTGTGTAGTCAGGGTCCAGTAAAATGGATGAACCTCTGACACCAAACACTTCTTTCCTTCCAGctgattaaaataaaaacaatataATTTAATCATTTAAGCTATTACAATTCACAATCAATGCAATTTCAAAGttatgaagaaacagcaataaatACGACAGAGGATCCATCCACCATCTTTCACCTGAACAAAGCAGCAGAGGAACAGGAGTCTAGGACCAAAGAGCAGGGTTAGGCTATTTTGTCCATCTAGAATCAGAATCCTTACCGTGgtaacaggcctttcggcccaacaggtccacactgaccctccgaagtgtatccccacccaaacctattccccatgactctacatttacccctgactaatgcacctaaccgatgcatcctatggccaattcacctgacctgcacagctttggattgtgggaggaaacccgagctcccggaagaaacccacgcaggcacggggagaacgtgcaaactccgcacagacaaagtctcctgagactggaatcaaacccaggtccctagtgctgtgaggcagcagtgctaaccactgagccaccccaatcTAGCCTGCTCTACCTTAACAGAATTTGATTTCTGGTCTCaagggtagaacatagaacacaaaaatagagcgcagtacaggcccttcggccctcgatgttgcgccgatccaagcccacctaacctacactcgcccactttcctccatatgcctatccaatgcccgtttaaatgcccataaagagggagagtccaccactgttactggcagggcattccatgaactcacgactcgctgagtaaagaatctacccctaatgtctgtcctatacctaccaccccttaatttaaagctatgcccccttgtaatatctgactccatacgtggaaaggGTAATTACCAGTCTGCGCCCCCCCCGGCCCTCAATCTCAACAAAaatcaagagggttggaatataaaagcagtaatgtgcttctgagactttataaagctctagttaggacCCAATTTACAATAATGTATCCAGTTTTGGACCCcaaacctcaggaaggacatacttgccctggagtgtgtccagtagagattcacacagatgatccctggaatggtaggcctaatatACGATGAGGATcctgtgattgtatttattagagtttagaaggttaatgagagatctaatggaaacttataagataatgcatggcttagaaaggatgaATGTTGGGAAGCTGTTACTGTTAgacggggagactaggacctgtgggcacagccttcgaattagaggggatcaacttagaatggaaatgaggagacatttcttcagccagagagtagtgggcctgtcaaattcactgccatggagtgcagtggaggctgggaagtttaatgtcttcaaagcagattgataaattcttaatctcgcaaggaatatGGGGAGAGTGTAGGTAAGTGACATTGAaaaacccatcagccatgattgaatggtggattggacttgatgggccaaatggccttccttccattcccatgtcttatggccttatgattgtgggatatggtaaattaatgttacttctgcaattctcaattataatttctgatacaaggtgaatgaaatcacatcagtgtgtaattgtttcagccaggagctgagtcaacaagaatgggaactatgtggaggaaatgcataagttttttttgtattagctaaaaatgtacaCAAGAAAGAAACGAGACTACacaacaatggtaaccccaattaaaagggcttcatgataagatgctgtgaagacagacagttaaactcaatatgcctgtataaacagtaggtataaacatctgtttcccacttttacagaaacacaggaacacacCCCAATTAAAAGAATCTTAATGATAAGACGCTGAGAGgggcggcacagatggagggagtagataatggtaaggcaaggatgtgcccacagcaggatgagagcaaatggccttgtgagaacaggaataagcattttgtcataGCTAAGGCCGGATAAGACATGAGATAAACAgtagtaatgggtaccggtctcagggaagtggaggatgtaaacgggggggggggggggggggggggggggggggtggaaaaacactgaaattaaaaaaaatgtaggatacaaattatataaatatcgagtatttgttgaattcgggatgtgttttgtccctgccttgtggacatcacacccacttgcaagtgtgaaataaagagctctgctgattcagatcttgtctcggacggaaattattgcagtgcgtgagttttgtttctcacaattggggcCCAACGTGGGGCTgtccgggatgttcttccatcgtcggggggagtggctggccctggacactgggaagacgcgtcccgttccccattgaggagcggtctcgtgtcccggtttggtccgctcccttgggcgactggtacgaatcccacaagagagacatctgaatcagacagtgacaggcagtCAATAGAATATACGGCAGAAAGGGGTCAGGCAACTCTGCGCACAGACCAAGGTAACAaaactgacttttaagtattgccttgatggccgggattgagttttagtaatTAATAAGGGACTAatgaaggaactcaatatgggttgtgcCGTGGGTAGGGTACAAGCCTCCGGGGAAACAGACGAAGAACAcagcaatggaaatggaggcggggtCTCTTACAACATATCTCCAGAAAATCCGTTGGGCAGGAGgctgtggaattggaaaaataatatcCGTACAAGAGAAGAaactgattaaatattgttgctttgtatagactaaggaatccattcttcgtccCACCGTCTTCTGGCCAAAAGACAGGTCGAacgaagactgggtttgtaaatatctAAATGTCaatgtgcgtgagagagaatgaaaagagctgtacagctggtagaaagtttaaccctttggtgattcagtttgaatgcacatttgtttgttggtgattgaatgtttgagtTTTATTCCTTgcagcttgagttccaggactgttttgaatctgatttttattatggaaacGTAACATGAtgtcttttaaggttaaggattctataGAGATTATGGACAAAActgataactcctgttctttttacaggtcatgactgccttactatcagtttctaactaatctcttatctttacataaaagcgatttatggaggacagttgaagtttcagttcaacattagatcgtagtaaaaacaaaaacttcgatggttaatatctgtgaccttggattcagccattgttcatgcattagaagtttttttaacttgaatagacaaattcttttaaggCAGTCTaattatttcacgacctatagtattgtaattgagcaatgattggtcaggagtactcaagaaaactaattttggatttaaattaggggactaaaactgggtgattacagtggatttcaaaattgggaactgtatgcattttacattttaaatattaaatactgaataaatgaacgtaaatatataaatatgtttacaagttaggaacaggctttaaagttagtcaagcatgaattgatgaattggtatttgaagttatggggagctagaaatactacaatatttcttaaaagaaagaaaaaggggatGAACGTAACGACTTATCCCCTTCaggaggtaccaataggggacagagagattgggtttgtaagtgCCCCCTTCACCAGTGGGGAGgccagaacatttaaaaaggaaattaaggtcctggttgaggatccagtaggattgtctgaacaaattgatcaatttttggggcccagtctgtatacatGGGCTGAGTTAaagtctattttgaatatactatttactggggaagaaaggggacttatacgaggagcagccattaaaatatgggactGGGAACATCCgattggagatggggatgctggatagggtgagatgaagtttcccctcagagacccccagtgggaaaatcaaaacccgaagcatagagaagaaatgagggaattgaaagacctgattctaaaaggaataagagaggcagttctgaagtcgcagaatctgactaaagcctttgaagttagacaggagaaagaggagactccctcagctttcttgcagcgattaagagactcaatgcggaaatactctggaatgaaccctgaggacccagtggcacagggtcttttgaaagtacattttgtgacaaaggtatggccagacatacagagaaagatacagaagatagaagggtggagtgaaaaaccattagatgaattgttaagagagaggcacagaaagtgtttgtaaagagagaggatgagagacaaaaacagaaggtgaaaatgatggtcgctgcggttgatgaggtaattaggaaaagaatggaaccaatagtgagcaaccggagcggcgggtgacagcatgtagggcagagaggaaaggggagagggagagacaaggaggagcatttgatagagggttcgagcgacaggggcagagatgggggtctccacaggcaggaggCTATTgttgtggaaagatagggcattttaggcgggagtgtcctgatctacaaagggaagaaagggcaattccgcttatgaattttgataatgaacaggggtgtcaggggttcctgccctcggggacccaccaggaacccttaaTAAACTTGATAAACTTCccctgtagggaagaggtagtcttcctcGTAGATACGGGGGCAACAcggtcatcgctgaattttaaaccaaagaaagtagacacggtcaattactgtttctggggtgaaaggggagggtaactgtcccagtatttgaacctatgatgatagaaggtcctaaggacagggtcacaggggaattgttgtatatccccgatataggaagtaacttactagggagagacttaattatcctcttaggactggagattggaattcaggaaaaagaattagttgtacaaatggcaatgttgacagaggatgtggaaagagagatagaccctattgtatgggctagggaagggaaatgttgaacaaaatgatgatgcgagagattatggctgtcctacaccaatgcagtcattggggagtacaagcaatgtgtgatttagttcttagggaatatggatgtaaaggaatatatacaattgctaaacaAATTGTGAGGGATGCATAATctgcagaaaggtaaataaaaaagtcttgagaaaacagaccctgggaggaagagacccaggattgagacccttccagagtctacaagtagattatactgagttacccagggtagggagactaaaatatatgttggtcatagtagatcatttatccggttgggttgaggcatactccctagctactgccactgcgagtggggtgtctaaaacaatattggaaacactcaaacgacagctctctaaattgctaatagaaaccagactcccgtggaccaaatgtttacctatagctcttttgcgagtacgaacagccccaaggaaagatttgggactatccccctatgaaatcttatttggattaccttatctgggaacgaatggagaattgccaattcccaaaactaaagatttgttcttaaagtagtatatactgggcttgtcctcctctttgtctttcctcaggaaacagggtttattggcacagactctgccccttgaattcaccgttcatcccatccagccgggagattgggtctgaGTAAAATCATGggcagagactaaattgcagctgGACTGGGAAGGGctgtaccaggctcttttgaccaAAATGGCAATAAGGACGGCGGAGataggctggactcactacactcggatcaaagggccagtggactctccagttgaggaagaaatctggacagccgaatcaacgcaagacccactgaaactcaggctaaagagactttgagtaactgattatacagtggcgacacGAGCGCGGGATTATTTTTGTCagattgtatattaagtctttttgtgcttcagcatgatgtttaaagtactgggaatgcttagagttGTGATGttagccctcttagtattgggattttgtcaaatattattttcatatgtattatAAATGGTTCccgagtctgataatccacaagtaatactaagctgcatgcatcagcgtctaaattgtggggatgtagataatcagagacaataccgcagctcagagatacatctcAAGTCCTATGGGGttggccttggagatggtacttggtataatagtcacgtcacagtacaccggacccccttccgaccagctcgcgattgtcccgataaaagTATAATccaatatacctgacaataaagaaaaccacatggcacgaagcaattTTGGGAGGGGGCACCTATgggatacaattaaatgaaacatttgggatagaaatgaaagcaaatgggaaggatttctcgggctgttgttttcgaattagcaTAGGACAGTGAGAACGGGCGGAActactggataatgagatacaacctttcacccctcccactgattctaaagtagtaaaaattatagaggtaaaggacttgaaataGACTctcgaaatagaaactgggtatGGGGATGGAAATGCCTGGGTTGAacgggtaaagtatactgtaaaaagtctgaacaaaagcaattgctatgcatgtgcctccggtaggccagtggcccaggtcgTCCCCTTTCCGCttgggtggaagcgagacaggaagggcatgaaatgtatgatagctctgtatcaggatgagactgcatggaatcaTAGGAGTTGTACCTCCCtgtctctgatgttccctcccttggagaagaaagatgtacaAGCTGTCCCCTCATTTTCCGctgcagttggaaatcacactgtgtgtgcgtagacgaggtacaaatcggtctagagatttgggaGACATTGTGTCCagtgattaaaaatgttaccccctgacagagagaaggaagggaactactcagcactaaaggttccccgagcggatctgtggtggtactatGGAGGCAAAATATTAAGATCCACCCTACCTCCGGATTGGAAAGAGATATGTGCAAttatacaattggcaattccatttaccctggcatttgagaaggaaaacatAGTAGGGAAAAAAGGGAAGGAGTAAGAGATCATCGTTCGACACTTCTTtcaatgacaggatttatctcaatTCTGTAGTTGTCccggtttggggggggggggggcaaggtgggtggggggggggtttacCTGATGAattcaaggctcgtaaccagattgtggcaggctttgagtcagctctcttttggtggctaacaattaataaaaatgtagattggataaattacattttctataatcaacagcgatttataaattatacaagggatgcggttaaaggaatatcagaacagcttgatgtgacaagtaggatggcatgggaaaactgaatggcccttgatatgattttagcagaaaaaggaTGTGTGTGTAATGTTAGGAGGAAACtattgtacctttattcctaacaacactgcacctgatggttcaattactcgggccttaaggggattgactatcttcgcagaggaactggctgagaattcaggagtagacccatctctcacgggatggcttgaatcctggtttggaaggtggaaGGGGGTGGtaatttccatcctta
This region includes:
- the LOC132832737 gene encoding uncharacterized protein LOC132832737 produces the protein MNGQLALKALLLSFCLTLLTFRAAAGRKEVFGVRGSSILLDPDYTDDLTHRAIVWAFNGSNRRLVNIVDYVPGYDKAEPSKQFQSRLLYNPLNGSLLLKNLQPRDQGIYTFIVDDIWKMSANLRLIEPLSGPLITSKSVNATIELTCQVSLGRPSSILWWTDSDMIESGQHYQLRDNNSTLIISEVSKSVCRIYFCSVENPVSKNTTSYSVDSFGLLQSHYLTNGLSIAAASAAAAVVLMEVVTCRITLCSNAGKCLHFLKYGLQIMVYVFLIALFAYWITVGETSIIMLVMVVVLCMLLILTVLLMMASFGRFRKTLESKTWIVTVLDVLAMSGKITLLCLTASCIAVVASSGDKGCELAAKLRSNVTIAAYASIAFLLALILHAIYQQITKWFKRRSRNQRPDPSANNMDEQEENELIDLGKVKLPI